One Mycolicibacterium goodii genomic region harbors:
- a CDS encoding amidohydrolase family protein: MNKDDMILISVDDHIIEPPDMFKNHLPEKYRDEAPRLVHNPDGSDTWQFRDTVIPNVALNAVAGRPKEEYGLEPQGLDEIRKGCYDPDERVKDMNAGGVLATMNFPSFPGFAARLFATDDEEFSLALVRAYNDWHIDEWCASNPGRFIPMAIPAIWNPELAAAEVRRVAEKGVHSLTFTENPATLGYPSFHDLEYWRPLWQALVDTDTVMNVHIGSSGKLAITAPDAPMDVMITLQPMNIVQAAADLLWSAPIKEFPTLKIALSEGGTGWIPYFLDRVDRTYEMHSTWTHQDFGGKLPSEVFREHFMTCFISDPVGVKNRHMIGIDNICWEMDYPHSDSMWPGAPEELWAVFDTYDVADDEIDKITHQNAMRLYHFDPFVHVPREQATVGALRKAAQGHDVSIRALSKKEKTGASFTDFQENAKAVSGARD, encoded by the coding sequence ATGAACAAAGACGACATGATCTTGATCAGCGTGGATGACCACATCATCGAGCCGCCGGACATGTTCAAGAACCATCTGCCCGAGAAGTACCGCGACGAGGCGCCCCGCCTGGTGCACAACCCGGACGGGTCGGACACCTGGCAGTTCCGCGACACGGTGATCCCGAACGTCGCGCTCAACGCGGTCGCGGGCAGGCCGAAGGAGGAGTACGGCCTCGAACCGCAAGGCCTCGACGAGATCCGCAAGGGCTGCTACGACCCCGATGAGCGGGTCAAGGACATGAACGCCGGCGGCGTCCTGGCGACCATGAACTTCCCGTCGTTTCCCGGTTTCGCCGCACGCCTGTTCGCGACCGACGACGAGGAATTCTCACTGGCATTGGTGCGGGCCTACAACGACTGGCACATCGACGAGTGGTGTGCCTCGAACCCGGGCCGCTTCATCCCGATGGCGATCCCGGCGATCTGGAATCCCGAGCTCGCCGCGGCCGAGGTGCGCCGCGTGGCCGAGAAGGGCGTGCACTCACTGACCTTCACCGAGAATCCGGCGACGCTGGGTTACCCCTCCTTCCACGATCTGGAGTACTGGCGGCCGCTGTGGCAGGCGCTCGTCGACACCGACACCGTGATGAACGTGCACATCGGGTCGTCGGGCAAGCTCGCGATCACCGCGCCGGACGCGCCGATGGACGTCATGATCACGCTGCAGCCCATGAACATCGTGCAGGCCGCGGCGGACCTCCTGTGGTCGGCACCGATCAAGGAGTTCCCGACGCTGAAGATCGCCCTGTCCGAGGGCGGCACCGGGTGGATCCCGTACTTCCTCGACCGCGTTGACCGCACCTACGAGATGCACTCGACGTGGACGCACCAGGACTTCGGCGGCAAACTGCCCAGCGAGGTGTTCCGCGAGCACTTCATGACGTGCTTCATCTCCGATCCGGTGGGCGTGAAGAACCGCCACATGATCGGCATCGACAACATCTGCTGGGAGATGGACTACCCGCACAGCGATTCCATGTGGCCGGGCGCCCCCGAGGAGCTGTGGGCGGTCTTCGACACCTACGACGTGGCCGACGACGAGATCGACAAGATCACGCACCAGAACGCCATGCGGCTCTACCATTTCGATCCGTTCGTCCACGTTCCCAGGGAGCAGGCGACCGTCGGCGCGTTGCGCAAAGCCGCGCAGGGCCATGACGTTTCCATTCGCGCGTTGAGCAAGAAAGAGAAGACCGGCGCCAGCTTCACGGACTTCCAGGAGAACGCCAAGGCGGTCTCCGGCGCGCGGGACTGA
- a CDS encoding TetR/AcrR family transcriptional regulator: MTPPHGQAEAARPYETLLAKGEDRRQRILSVAERLLARNGWRNTSLAQIAKEAGVTTAGLLHHFESKEQLLNAVLDARDLDDDAHADRSGDLADEIKRVAERFVRAPELVGTFTVLLVENIQPDAPLHDRLLKRQQDARDIVADIIRRGQLGGRYRPDFDPVTKAVEILAFVNGMETSWLLDPSLPLQDVFKGYAEMLAREIEVPSSRGGQ; encoded by the coding sequence GTGACGCCACCCCATGGGCAGGCCGAGGCTGCAAGACCCTACGAAACTCTGCTCGCAAAGGGCGAAGATCGCAGGCAGCGCATCCTTTCGGTCGCCGAGCGGCTGCTTGCCCGCAACGGGTGGCGCAACACCTCACTCGCCCAGATCGCCAAGGAGGCCGGGGTCACCACGGCCGGTCTGCTTCACCATTTCGAGTCCAAGGAGCAGTTGCTCAACGCGGTGCTCGACGCCAGGGATCTCGACGACGATGCGCACGCCGACCGGTCCGGTGACCTTGCCGACGAGATCAAGCGGGTGGCCGAACGGTTCGTCCGGGCGCCCGAGTTGGTCGGGACCTTCACCGTGTTGCTGGTGGAGAACATCCAGCCCGACGCACCGCTGCACGATCGTTTGCTGAAACGCCAACAGGACGCGCGCGACATCGTCGCCGACATCATCCGCCGCGGCCAGCTCGGTGGCCGCTACCGCCCAGACTTCGACCCGGTCACCAAGGCCGTGGAGATTCTCGCCTTCGTCAATGGAATGGAGACCTCATGGTTACTCGATCCCTCACTGCCGCTGCAGGACGTATTCAAGGGATACGCCGAGATGTTGGCCCGCGAGATCGAGGTGCCGTCCAGTCGAGGCGGACAGTGA
- a CDS encoding carboxymuconolactone decarboxylase family protein, translating into MRLAPLPAEEWDDEVRRALSVMLPEERLNPDGAGTALSTLARHPRLTKAFLRFSNHLLFRSTLDPRLREVAILRIACRRRCEYEWAHHVFIGKAEGLTDDDIGGISRGAAADPFDQVVIDAVDELDEHSTVSDETWAALGEKLDDRQRMDLVFTVGGYSLMAMAYNTFGIEPESGH; encoded by the coding sequence GTGCGCCTGGCGCCATTACCCGCCGAGGAGTGGGACGACGAGGTGCGCCGAGCGCTGTCGGTGATGCTCCCCGAGGAGCGGTTGAATCCCGACGGTGCGGGCACCGCACTGTCGACACTGGCCCGACATCCGCGGCTGACGAAAGCGTTCCTGCGCTTCAGCAACCACCTGCTGTTCCGCTCGACCCTCGATCCCCGCCTCCGCGAGGTCGCGATCCTGCGTATCGCGTGCAGGCGCAGGTGCGAGTACGAGTGGGCCCACCACGTTTTCATCGGCAAGGCCGAGGGCCTCACCGACGACGACATCGGCGGCATCAGCCGCGGTGCGGCGGCCGATCCGTTCGACCAGGTCGTGATCGATGCCGTCGACGAACTCGACGAGCACTCGACGGTCTCGGACGAGACGTGGGCCGCGCTCGGCGAGAAACTCGACGATCGCCAGCGCATGGACCTGGTCTTCACCGTCGGCGGCTACAGCCTCATGGCCATGGCCTACAACACCTTTGGCATCGAACCGGAATCCGGCCACTGA
- a CDS encoding cytochrome P450 encodes MAQPTTSAVPQVYYDPYNVQLNMEPHEVFARIREEAPLYHNEQHDFYALSRYHDVNKAVIDHETFISGRGALLELIKSGMEIPPGTLIFEDPPIHNIHRNLLSRMFTPRKVLALEPQIREFTTRCLDAVAGSDTFDFVNDLGEQMPMRVIGMLLGIPEDRQRVIADHGEETLQGQTVDALATGEVFGEFIDWRMENPSDDIMTDLLNAQFEDETGTVRKLRRDELLLYLTVIATAGSETTTRALGWAGKTLADHPDQRRDLVENPGLIPQAIEELLRWEPPALQIARYVTREVEYYGQTVPAGSAMLMLVGAANRDHRRFPPNGDVFDIHREQFSHMTFGAGTHFCMGNALARLELRVALEEILKRYPEWEVDWDNAEPSQTAAVRGWAAMPTFVS; translated from the coding sequence ATGGCCCAGCCCACCACCAGCGCCGTACCACAGGTGTATTACGACCCGTACAACGTCCAGCTCAACATGGAACCGCATGAGGTCTTCGCGCGGATCCGCGAAGAGGCGCCGCTGTACCACAACGAGCAGCACGACTTTTACGCTCTGAGTCGCTACCACGACGTCAACAAGGCCGTCATCGACCACGAGACGTTCATCTCCGGTCGCGGCGCACTGCTCGAGCTCATCAAGAGCGGGATGGAGATACCGCCGGGCACACTGATTTTCGAGGATCCGCCGATCCACAACATCCACCGCAATCTGCTGTCGCGGATGTTCACGCCGCGCAAGGTGCTCGCGTTGGAACCACAGATCCGGGAGTTCACCACGCGGTGCCTCGACGCGGTCGCAGGGTCGGACACATTCGACTTCGTCAACGACCTCGGCGAGCAGATGCCCATGCGCGTCATCGGCATGCTGCTGGGCATTCCCGAGGACCGCCAACGCGTGATCGCCGATCACGGTGAGGAGACCCTGCAGGGCCAGACCGTGGACGCACTGGCCACCGGCGAGGTCTTCGGGGAGTTCATCGACTGGCGCATGGAGAACCCGTCCGACGACATCATGACCGATCTGCTCAACGCGCAGTTCGAGGATGAGACGGGCACGGTGCGCAAGCTGCGTCGCGACGAACTACTGCTCTACTTGACGGTGATCGCGACCGCGGGGTCCGAGACCACGACCCGCGCGCTCGGTTGGGCCGGCAAGACACTGGCAGACCACCCGGATCAGCGCCGCGATCTCGTGGAGAATCCGGGCCTGATCCCGCAGGCGATCGAGGAACTGCTGCGGTGGGAACCACCGGCCCTGCAGATCGCCCGCTACGTCACGCGCGAGGTCGAGTACTACGGGCAGACCGTGCCGGCCGGCTCTGCGATGCTGATGCTCGTCGGGGCCGCCAACCGCGATCACCGGCGCTTCCCGCCCAACGGCGATGTCTTCGACATCCACCGTGAGCAGTTCTCCCACATGACCTTTGGTGCAGGCACCCACTTCTGCATGGGCAATGCGCTGGCCCGCCTCGAACTCCGCGTCGCGCTCGAGGAGATCCTGAAGCGCTACCCCGAGTGGGAGGTCGACTGGGACAACGCCGAGCCGTCGCAGACCGCCGCCGTGCGCGGTTGGGCGGCCATGCCGACGTTCGTCTCCTAG
- a CDS encoding SDR family NAD(P)-dependent oxidoreductase, producing the protein MRTYFDLTGRSALVTGAGAGIGAAVSEALAAAGASVLVTDIDGEAAQAVAERINTAAGGVSGGAGGKADSAALDVSDRDAAVAAAERAAALGQGTLHIVVNNAGVTSPAMFGKLTDETFRLTFDIHVMGTFHVTQSALPHLPTDGTGRIINVTSSAGITGTLGQVNYSAAKAGIIGFTKSLARELAPKNIMVNALAPLAATPMTETIRTNEKFAANMMNRIPLKRWAEAEEVAGAFVFLASDAASYITGQVLPVDGGMVM; encoded by the coding sequence ATGAGGACCTATTTCGACCTCACGGGACGTTCGGCACTGGTGACCGGCGCCGGAGCGGGCATCGGCGCCGCGGTGTCGGAGGCACTGGCCGCGGCGGGCGCCTCGGTGCTGGTCACCGACATCGACGGTGAGGCCGCTCAGGCCGTGGCCGAGCGGATCAACACCGCCGCCGGCGGCGTATCTGGCGGGGCAGGCGGCAAGGCCGACAGCGCCGCGCTCGACGTGAGCGACCGGGACGCCGCCGTGGCGGCCGCCGAACGCGCCGCGGCGCTTGGGCAGGGCACGCTGCACATCGTGGTGAACAACGCAGGCGTGACCTCGCCGGCGATGTTCGGCAAACTCACCGACGAGACGTTCCGGTTGACGTTCGACATCCACGTCATGGGCACGTTCCACGTCACGCAGTCCGCGCTGCCGCACCTGCCCACCGATGGCACGGGTCGCATCATCAACGTCACGTCGTCGGCGGGCATCACCGGCACACTCGGCCAGGTGAACTATTCGGCCGCCAAGGCAGGCATCATCGGCTTCACGAAGTCGCTCGCGCGCGAACTGGCGCCCAAGAACATCATGGTCAACGCGTTGGCTCCGCTGGCCGCGACGCCGATGACCGAGACCATCCGCACCAATGAGAAGTTCGCGGCCAACATGATGAACCGCATCCCGCTCAAGCGCTGGGCCGAAGCCGAGGAGGTCGCCGGGGCATTTGTGTTCCTGGCGTCGGATGCCGCGTCGTACATCACCGGCCAGGTACTGCCGGTCGACGGCGGCATGGTTATGTGA
- a CDS encoding acyl-CoA dehydrogenase family protein, translating to MNFELTEDQQLIRSSVAELAAKFDDHYWMAKDQAHEFPQEFYDAIAGGGWLGMTIPEEYGGHGLGITEATILAEEVARSGGGMNAASAIHMSIFGMQPVVVFGSDEMKKETLPRIVNGDLHVCFGVTEPGAGLDTSRITTSARRDGDHPGSDYVVNGRKVWISKALESEKILLLTRTESREDVEKRGGKPTEGLSLFLTDLDRDHVDIRPINKMGRNAVSSNELFIDDLHVPVEHRIGEEGKGFSYILHGLNPERMLIAAEALGIGRVALDRAVKYANERVVFDRPIGMNQGIQFPLADSLARLDAAELVLRKATWLYDNGKSCGREANMAKYLCADAGFAAADRALQTHGGMGYSEEYNISRFFRESRLMKIAPVSQEMILNFLGANVLGLPKSY from the coding sequence ATGAACTTCGAGCTCACCGAGGATCAGCAACTGATCCGCAGTTCTGTCGCGGAGCTGGCGGCCAAGTTCGACGACCACTACTGGATGGCCAAGGACCAGGCCCACGAATTCCCGCAGGAGTTCTACGACGCCATCGCAGGCGGCGGCTGGCTGGGGATGACCATTCCCGAGGAGTACGGCGGCCACGGGCTGGGGATCACCGAGGCCACGATCCTGGCCGAGGAGGTGGCCCGCTCCGGCGGTGGCATGAACGCCGCGAGCGCCATCCACATGTCGATCTTCGGCATGCAGCCCGTGGTGGTCTTCGGGTCCGACGAGATGAAGAAGGAGACGCTGCCACGGATCGTCAACGGCGATCTGCACGTGTGCTTCGGCGTCACCGAACCCGGTGCGGGTCTGGACACCTCGCGGATCACGACGTCCGCCAGGCGCGACGGTGACCACCCCGGATCAGACTACGTGGTGAACGGTCGCAAGGTGTGGATCTCCAAAGCCCTTGAGTCGGAGAAGATCCTGCTGCTGACTCGGACCGAGAGCCGCGAGGACGTCGAGAAACGAGGCGGGAAGCCCACGGAGGGTTTGTCGCTGTTCCTCACCGACCTCGACCGCGATCACGTCGACATCCGGCCCATCAACAAGATGGGCCGCAACGCCGTGAGCTCCAACGAGTTGTTCATCGACGATCTGCACGTTCCCGTCGAACACCGGATCGGCGAGGAGGGCAAGGGATTCAGCTACATCCTGCACGGCCTCAACCCCGAACGCATGCTGATCGCGGCCGAGGCGCTCGGCATCGGCCGCGTCGCGCTCGACCGCGCGGTGAAGTACGCCAACGAGCGTGTCGTGTTCGACCGGCCGATCGGCATGAACCAGGGAATCCAATTCCCCCTTGCCGATTCGCTCGCGCGTCTCGACGCGGCCGAACTCGTCCTGCGTAAGGCGACGTGGCTGTACGACAACGGCAAATCGTGCGGCCGTGAGGCGAACATGGCCAAATACCTTTGTGCCGACGCCGGATTCGCCGCCGCCGATCGTGCTCTGCAGACCCATGGCGGGATGGGCTATTCCGAGGAGTACAACATCTCCCGGTTCTTCCGGGAATCGCGTCTCATGAAGATCGCGCCGGTGAGCCAGGAGATGATCCTGAACTTCCTCGGCGCCAACGTGCTGGGCCTGCCCAAGAGCTACTGA
- a CDS encoding CaiB/BaiF CoA transferase family protein: MPNHTPQASAPLAGITVVALEQAVSAPMCTRVLADFGARVIKVENPDGGDFARDYDDVVLGPGGLAAHFVWANRGKQSVTLDLKTAGGMDVLHRLLDEADALVSNLAPGAMARMGLAPADLAERHPQVIPVEIDGYGSGGPLSHKRAYDLLVQAESGACAVTGHPDQPAKPGPPVADISTGLYAALSVMALLIGRLRQPGHAAPAVAVSLFDTMVDIMGYPLTYTQHSGIDQQPLGMSSPAVAPYGAFDTRDGQTVVLGTTNDREWQRLAREIIDRPDLADDPRFATNSDRCAHRDVLNEAIRTWCAQHDLAEIQQIADEAGIGNSRFNRPSEVIAHQHLKDRDRWRPVATPKGEISALLPPPVISGYEMPMGAVPGLGEHTDRILSEIGLSAEDIAALRQQGAIGPASQI, from the coding sequence ATGCCGAACCACACCCCGCAAGCGTCGGCGCCCCTCGCCGGGATCACGGTCGTCGCTCTCGAACAGGCGGTGTCGGCGCCCATGTGCACCCGCGTGCTCGCCGATTTCGGCGCCCGCGTGATCAAGGTGGAGAACCCCGACGGCGGGGACTTCGCGCGCGATTACGACGATGTGGTTCTCGGGCCGGGTGGCCTTGCGGCGCATTTCGTCTGGGCCAACCGGGGCAAGCAATCCGTCACGCTCGACCTCAAGACCGCAGGTGGGATGGACGTACTGCATCGGCTGCTCGACGAGGCCGATGCGCTGGTGTCCAATCTCGCCCCAGGTGCGATGGCCCGCATGGGGCTGGCGCCCGCGGACCTGGCCGAGCGGCACCCCCAGGTCATTCCGGTCGAGATCGACGGATACGGCAGCGGGGGACCGTTGTCCCACAAGCGGGCCTATGACCTGCTCGTGCAGGCCGAGTCGGGCGCGTGCGCCGTCACCGGCCACCCCGACCAGCCCGCCAAACCCGGGCCGCCGGTCGCCGACATCTCCACCGGGCTCTACGCCGCACTTTCGGTCATGGCGCTGCTCATCGGGCGGCTGCGCCAACCCGGCCACGCCGCGCCCGCCGTCGCGGTCAGCCTGTTCGACACCATGGTCGACATCATGGGTTACCCGCTGACCTACACACAGCACTCGGGCATCGATCAGCAGCCCCTCGGTATGAGCTCGCCCGCGGTCGCACCGTACGGGGCGTTCGACACACGCGACGGTCAGACCGTGGTGCTCGGCACCACCAACGACCGTGAGTGGCAGCGTCTGGCGCGGGAGATCATCGATCGTCCTGACCTCGCCGACGATCCACGCTTCGCCACCAACTCCGACCGGTGCGCGCACCGCGACGTGCTCAACGAGGCCATCCGAACCTGGTGTGCGCAGCACGATCTCGCCGAGATCCAGCAGATCGCCGACGAAGCCGGCATCGGCAACTCGCGATTCAACCGGCCCAGCGAGGTGATCGCGCATCAGCACCTCAAGGACCGCGACCGCTGGCGGCCGGTCGCAACGCCGAAGGGAGAGATCTCGGCGCTGCTGCCGCCGCCGGTGATCTCGGGCTACGAGATGCCGATGGGTGCGGTTCCAGGACTCGGCGAGCACACTGATCGCATCCTGAGCGAAATCGGTCTGTCCGCCGAGGACATCGCGGCTCTGCGCCAGCAGGGCGCGATCGGCCCGGCGAGCCAGATCTGA
- a CDS encoding acyl-CoA dehydrogenase family protein — MQRNLFTEDHEAFRALARDFIDKEVVGAYPEWEKAGRMPRDVFKQMGELGMLGMAIPEEYGGAGIPDYRYNVVLQEEAARALVTLSTVRTQLEVILPYFLHYANDEQRQRWFPGLAAGTLLTAIAMTEPGTGSDLAGVRTTAVRDGDHYVVNGAKTFITGGIQADLVVVVARTSTDPENRRKGLTLLVVEDGMEGFTRGRELEKMGCKVQDTAELSFTDVRVPVTNVLGEEGEAFSYLGRNLAQERLTVAVGSVAQARSAIAAAIDYTKDRKIFGASVSSFQNTKFELAACSAEVEAAQAMLDRAVALHVDGQLSGADAARVKLFCTEMQARVVDRCLQLFGGYGYMMEYPIARLYTDARVARIYAGTSEVMKVIIAKSLGL; from the coding sequence ATGCAGCGGAATCTGTTCACCGAGGACCATGAGGCATTCCGCGCGCTGGCGCGGGATTTCATCGACAAGGAAGTCGTCGGAGCCTATCCCGAGTGGGAGAAGGCCGGCCGCATGCCACGCGATGTCTTCAAGCAGATGGGCGAGCTCGGCATGCTCGGCATGGCGATCCCCGAAGAGTACGGCGGCGCAGGCATTCCCGACTACCGCTACAACGTCGTGCTGCAGGAGGAGGCTGCCAGGGCACTGGTGACCCTGTCGACGGTGCGCACGCAGCTGGAGGTGATCCTGCCGTACTTCCTGCACTATGCGAATGACGAACAGCGGCAACGCTGGTTCCCCGGTCTGGCGGCGGGCACGTTGCTGACGGCGATCGCGATGACCGAGCCGGGCACCGGATCGGATCTCGCAGGCGTGCGCACCACCGCGGTGCGTGACGGTGACCATTACGTGGTCAACGGCGCCAAGACGTTCATCACCGGCGGGATCCAGGCCGATCTGGTTGTCGTCGTGGCTCGCACGTCGACCGATCCGGAGAACCGTCGTAAGGGGCTCACGCTGCTGGTGGTCGAGGACGGCATGGAGGGGTTCACCCGCGGCCGCGAGCTGGAGAAGATGGGCTGCAAGGTGCAGGACACCGCGGAGTTGTCGTTCACCGATGTGCGGGTTCCGGTGACCAATGTGCTGGGGGAGGAGGGTGAGGCCTTCAGCTACCTCGGGCGCAACCTCGCACAGGAGCGCCTCACGGTCGCGGTCGGCTCGGTGGCCCAGGCCCGCTCGGCGATCGCCGCGGCGATCGATTACACCAAGGACCGCAAGATATTCGGAGCATCGGTCTCATCTTTTCAAAACACCAAGTTCGAGCTCGCGGCGTGTTCGGCGGAGGTCGAGGCCGCACAGGCCATGCTGGACCGTGCGGTGGCGTTGCACGTCGACGGTCAGCTCTCCGGAGCCGACGCGGCCCGCGTGAAGCTGTTCTGTACGGAGATGCAGGCGCGCGTGGTCGATCGTTGCCTGCAGCTCTTCGGCGGCTACGGCTACATGATGGAGTATCCGATCGCCCGGCTGTACACGGACGCCCGTGTCGCGCGGATCTACGCGGGCACCAGCGAGGTCATGAAAGTCATCATCGCGAAGTCGCTGGGCCTGTAA
- a CDS encoding thiolase family protein yields MRETVIVEAVRTPVGKRNGGLSGMHAADLSGLVLNALVEKAGISPDIIDDVIWGCVSQVGDQSSNIGRFAVLAAGWPEHIPGTTVNRACGSSQQALDFAVQAVMSGQQDVVVAGGVEVMSRVPLGAARATGMPYGPNVIDRYRDFSFNQGISAEMIAQKWGFSRTRLDEYSAASHERAAAAQDGGAFETQMITVFVDDGDPVVADEGVRRGTTVEKLANLKPAFKDDGVIHAGNSSQISDGAAALLVMTAENAVAMGLSPIVRYRAGAVAGADPVLMLTGPIPATEKVLRKAGIRLDEIGVFEVNEAFAPVPLAWQAETGADAAKLNPLGGAIALGHPLGASGAVLMTRMINHMRDNGIRYGLQTMCEGGGTANATIVELLA; encoded by the coding sequence ATGCGTGAGACCGTCATCGTCGAAGCCGTGCGCACCCCCGTCGGTAAGCGCAACGGCGGCCTGTCCGGCATGCATGCCGCAGACCTGTCGGGACTCGTGCTCAACGCGCTCGTGGAGAAGGCCGGAATCAGCCCCGACATCATCGACGACGTCATCTGGGGCTGTGTGTCGCAGGTCGGTGACCAGTCCAGCAACATCGGCCGGTTCGCGGTGCTGGCCGCGGGATGGCCCGAACACATCCCGGGCACCACGGTCAACCGTGCGTGTGGATCCAGCCAGCAGGCGTTGGACTTCGCGGTACAGGCGGTCATGTCGGGCCAGCAGGATGTCGTGGTCGCCGGTGGTGTCGAGGTGATGAGCCGCGTGCCGCTAGGTGCCGCCCGCGCGACCGGAATGCCGTACGGCCCCAACGTCATCGATCGGTACCGGGACTTCTCCTTCAATCAGGGCATCTCGGCCGAGATGATCGCGCAGAAGTGGGGCTTCTCGCGGACCCGACTCGACGAATACTCGGCGGCGTCGCACGAGCGTGCCGCGGCCGCACAGGACGGTGGCGCCTTCGAGACCCAGATGATCACGGTGTTCGTCGACGACGGTGATCCGGTGGTGGCCGACGAGGGCGTGCGCCGCGGGACCACGGTCGAAAAGCTCGCCAACCTCAAACCGGCGTTCAAAGACGACGGCGTGATCCACGCGGGCAATTCGTCGCAGATCTCCGACGGTGCGGCCGCGTTGCTGGTGATGACTGCGGAAAACGCTGTCGCCATGGGTCTTTCGCCGATCGTCCGCTACCGGGCCGGTGCGGTGGCCGGTGCCGACCCGGTGCTGATGCTCACCGGGCCGATCCCCGCCACCGAGAAGGTGCTGCGCAAGGCCGGGATCCGGCTCGACGAGATCGGCGTCTTCGAGGTCAACGAGGCGTTCGCCCCGGTACCGCTGGCCTGGCAGGCCGAAACCGGCGCCGATGCGGCGAAACTCAACCCGCTCGGCGGCGCGATCGCCCTCGGCCACCCGTTGGGTGCCTCGGGCGCGGTGCTGATGACGCGCATGATCAACCACATGCGCGACAACGGGATCCGGTACGGACTGCAGACCATGTGTGAGGGCGGGGGCACCGCCAACGCCACCATCGTCGAACTTCTCGCATAA